The Pyrus communis chromosome 5, drPyrComm1.1, whole genome shotgun sequence region AgtgagaaaataaaattgaaatgtcAACATAAACCATGCataaatgtgacatcccgtcccggaattatcgaaaacgtacgtgtgaaatgacacttttacccctagttcgtttcttTTACGTTTAATCGTCGTTGTGAGCCTTGTTGGCATGTTTGGAACCAtacacacactcccacacactCCACTTCTCTCTGTccctttccctgtctctctcccgTGCTCCCTTTCCTCCCCCTTTCAAACAcatacgtacggacacaccAAGAACCCATCAAATCTTTGCAGATCGAGGGAACTAAACCCatattcgagctcgtgaggttgagaggagcacaatcgtaccattttcaggtaagaactccgacgttttcacgtcgattcgacattggcagttttgagtactattcatgcaaaattAATCTAGCacatttttgggattttgaagctcataggtgacttggtgaggtcccaaggagcctcggagtgcttcgttggaagaATTTGGACGTCGAGATCGCCCTGTTCGAACTTGGCCGGTTGTGGAGGTTGGTGACAGGTGAGATTTCGTAGGTTTTAATCCTTAAAAGTTGTGTGGTCGTGTTCTCCTAGTTCTAGGTGTCATTTTGGTGCAAGAATCacgaaaaatggttgaaaaacgagagagaaatCACGATTTACAGGTTTtgcgattttccggcgccggcgacggcaccgaaggttcgccggggaaggagacggaatattccgtcaagtctgacggaatattcctgacgccgttgacggaatccgttagaactaacggaatattcctcacggcgtcagttgacgccgtcagcgtgccaggcacgtgcctgcgcatggcatgcgcgtgggggcgcgtgcggcggaggaaaatttttctaaaaatatgggtgtgatcctgaggttgtgtagagcacgttggtatattcatttgtccaatttgagcaatgtatgagaagttattacgagaagttggttatgtgctttaaaattaacgtttttgtagttgtttcgcttataggtgatacgtaccccgaggacgagcgtggtcactcgaggcaggggggctacgacctttccacttaccagtgagtgggcttttggttttccgtatatacctatatactatattttcccagaaattgaattaatGTTTATTAGTTATGCCgtgcattacattatcgttaTTCATGCATTGTTGGTTATGTTAGTAGTggcatatatttatacatatgcatattgggtgctgtggacgcacaggtaagtgccaggtaagtgttattcatatttacattcagtagtagtttgagatgcttagagagctcataacctgcacccccggtgtcagtgctcccgcccagagtagggcacagtccttcacgtgatgttcacctcccgcaccacacgctcagcttggatccaagttaggtgcacagtcctgtcgtacagaccacattaggtggttccgactcgtaggtgacccgcgattattcgcacagccttcacgtgatcgtagcactagagcgtatatatatgttacacccaggcctgtcgtacagaccactttaggtggttccgactcgtgggcaggtttagtattgagattgagatttgagctctatatgcagccgtacaggtcacgttaggtgacttcggctgccagattatatgttattgatatgagatatacctgagcacttgcatttcatattgaggttttgacatggcatattcttgagcatgattgacatatctatatacatacgtatatatgttggttttctgggaagtatacaggttttacggcgaggggttagaatgtattttattaaatggtttttgaaaagctttgttttgcccactcacgcttttgttttgcgtccctccaggttctagttgcttagcaggttcggtggtttcccagagggttctcccggcttttctgacagacactcaccagcgtagggtcaccttcgggtgtacttttgtcgcaTCTTTTccttggactgctgtagacttgctctgaacttgtgtctcacttacgctagcacttgttttagtactttgtatgctagtttttaaattattcgtccttttatatttctatttcattagcttccgcacgtgcacatggttacgtcacctacgtgtgacggccagcacgccctgatctcggtcggggtgtgtcaataaacCTATAGAAAAACGATGAAATGTATGTTTTAGAAGGCACACAAAATCATTAGGCGCATAAGTTGGAATTAATCCGGTGGATTTATAGAAGAAAAGCAGAAATCTACaaacaaactaattaataaGGAAACATATTTGTTCAGTTTCCCTCAACTTTGACTTGCTTTTTCAAGCCTTCCAAAGTGTGTTTTTGTGACCTTGACATAAAATAAATGGCCTTGATTGCTGTGGGGAAGCCTTCAGTAATGCATGAACTTAAAATAATTGGAATGTTTAATGCCACTTAATTGGCTTACTTTGTTTAATGCATGGCCACGAGCCTTGTGCCTTCCAAGCAAGATTGGCTTTTCTTAGCACATGTATCATTAAAATCTCACGCATGTGCATGAGCGTGTGCGGAGAGATtagtatatataaaataaaagcgTAATATATTGGTGTGTTGTTAAGACCTTTGCGATCCGAAACCATGGAAAAAATCACGTCAAATCTCTTGCCCTACTgaaataaacagaaaataaagtaaaaaggaaaataataataataaacatgaATTTAAAAAGGGTGGCTTTTGCCTTTTGGTATGCGTGTGTGTCCCTTGTCTAAGTCTCTCTTTCCACACACGCTCCCAACTGCCTGCTCTGGTCGGCAACGAAGCTTCAACCTCAGCACCTTCCAACAGCAGCAACTGCCTTCTTTTTTCACCCAGAAAACCCAGTTCagttttctagagagagagagagagaggagagagaggccGACCCTTTACAGTTCACACTTACAAAGTCAAAGGGGCCACACCAACAACCCTCTTGATATTTCAGGGGAATTCCAAATCGTGGTCGAGTTATCGTCTCTCGTATCTTTATCTTAGCTTGTTCTGAAAAGAAGGTAAATTATATGCACTTTGTTGTCCCTCTTTAATCTAAAGTTTCTGCTGTTGTTTCTGAAATTTTTCATCTTTTGCTGTGTTTTCATAAATCCCAGAAATTATACTCGTAAATGTCCTGGATTTTTCATTGATGATTAACTCAAGACTGAAACTTTTCTTCTGtagttttcagttttgttttgtgattttaAAATCAGAATTTTTGTGAGCTTTTTTCTGTAGAAAAAATGGGTTTTCCCTTGCCACTACTATATCTGACTTGATTATTTTTCTGTAAATTTGTTTTGTTAACAGCTGCATTTTACTGAGGAAAGCAGTCAGACATAAAGAGGGTCATAGATTGTTTGACACAATGATTACAGTTATGGATTCTGTAAGAGAACCATTGAGGAGCAACTCAGAGAAATGGCTGGATTCTCAATTCTGGCACGCCTGCGCCGGCGGCATGGTTCAAATGCCGCCCATTAACTCTAAAGTCTTCTACTTTCCTCAGGGCCATGCTGAGTACACCCATGGGAAAGTGGATTTTGGGAATTCTAGaattccaccactcattctctcCAAGATATCTGCTATCAGATACATGGCAGATCCCGAAACAGATGAGGTTTTTGCGAAAATGAGGCTGATTCCGGTGAGAGAGAGTGGTTTTGATCTTGAGGATGATGGGTTTGTGGGAAACAATGGAACAGTTGAGAATCCGGAGAAACCCACATCATTTGCCAAGACATTGACCCAATCTGATGCTAACAATGGGGGAGGCTTCTCTGTGCCTCGTTACTGTGCGGAGACCATCTTCCCGCGCTTGGATTACTCGGCTGAGCCTCCTGTTCAGACCATTCTTGCAAAGGATGTGCATGGCGAGATTTGGAAGTTTAGGCATATCTATAGAGGTACTCCTCGGCGTCACCTTTTGACAACGGGGTGGAGTAATTTCGTGAATCAGAAGAAGCTTGTTGCTGGGGATTCCATTGTGTTTTTCAGAGCGGAAAATGGTGATCTCTGTGTTGGGATTAGAAGGGCTAAGAGGGGAATTGGCGGTGGACCTGAATACCCATCTGGATGGAATACTACTGCTGGAAATTCTGGCTCTGAATATGGGGGTTATTCTGGCTTTTCAAGGGAGAATGGTAATAAAGTGTTTGAAAAAGGTTCGAGTGATGATGCCAAGGGAAAAATGAGGGCTGAATTTGTTATAGAAGCTGCAACTCTTGCTGCCAATGGCCAGCCCTTTGAGGTTGTGTACTATCCCCGTGAAAGCACACCGGAGTTTTGTGTTAAGGCTTCAGCTGTGAGAGATGCAATGCAAATACGGTGGTGCTCAGGAATGAGGTTCAAAATGCCCTTTGAAACTGAGGATTCTTCTCGGATAAGCTGGTTCATGGGAACCGTATCTTCTATTCAGGTTGCAGATCCCATCTGTTGGCCCGAGTCTCCATGGCGTCTTCTACAGGTAGGTTACATACATACTACATAGTTTTTATCATATTGAGTGTAATCttccaaaaccaaaactaagTAATTGATCTTCACTACTACTTTCCAAATTATTGCTAAATTGTCATCCTATAACATAAATGTGCATCTGTGATTCAATAGATACCTTTTTTAGCAAGTCAAATTGTGTATTTTTGTGAGTAAATTGTATTCATACATTCATGGCTGATACTGATAATAGTATGTTgaatataaatatgaaattatcaTTTGTTAGAcattaaacaaaatatttttttttaggtttcatGGGATGAGCCAGATTTGCTCCAAAATGTGAAACGTGTTAGCCCATGGTTGGTTGAATTGGTACCGAGCAtaccatccatccatccatctccctTCTCGCCTCCAAGAAAGAAGTTGCGGCTTCAACATAACTCAGACTATTCCCTTGTTGGCCAACTTTCCGTGCCATCAGTTTGTAGCAACTTCCTAAATTCGAGCAACCCCTTATGTAATGTATCGGACAACCAATCTGCAGGCATACAGGGAGCCAGGCAAGCTCAGTTTGGACTATCTTCATCGGAGCTCTTCTTCAACAAATTGCAATCGGGTCTGTTTCCAATTGGGTTTCAACAACTTCGTCATTTTGCCCCTCTTGAAACCATTGGGGGCAGCTTTATGCGCAAAGCTGAAAGCAATGATAATATCTCTTGTTGTCCCACTCAAAGTTTGAAGGATAATGATGAGATAAAGACACCTCACATAGTATTATTCGGTCAGCTAATTGTTACAGGGCAACATATATCTAAGAGCTCATCCGGTGATGATTCAGATGGACATCCAAAGAAAGCAACAAATTGTTCTGATGGCTCTGGTTCTACGTCACATCGCCATGGTTCAGTGGAAAATTGTTCTGATGGAGGGTCTCCTTGGAAGACAGATGACAGCGATCTTAGTTTGGAGACTGGTTATTGCAAAGTGTGTATTGATTCAGGGGATGTGGGGACTCTTGATCTCTCTGTCCTTAGATCATACCAAGAATTGTATGGAAAGCTAGCTGGTATGTTTGGCAAAGAAAGTTCAAAGATGTTAAGAAATGTGCTCTACCGAGATGCATCAGGTGTTGTTAAACACACCGGAGACGAGCCATTCGGGTATTTTTACGCATGCTTTATTGCCTTTCAAATCATTTACTTGAATgagcatttttttcttctaggtTTTTAATTATCTATATGATCACCACTTACAATCTTGTTTGTATTGTTTGTTTTGGCAGTGACTTTTTGAAGACGGCAAAAAGACTTTATATGGCGTAACTGTGATAGCCTCATGCTTGTCTTTGCACCAATGCACCAATGCACCAATGGATCTTGAAGAGACCATAAAAATTCATGCTTTTGTCCTTACAAATGGATATTTTATGAAGTTTTACTTCACAAAATATACATTTACAAGCACTTCATAAATGatccattttaaaattttcaaaggctgcacttttaattttataaaagtGGGCAAATATCTTTTTTGGGTGTATTGTTGTGTAATATGGATCTATAATTACGTAATGTGAACAGCATGTCGTTTCTTCTTCGGGGAAGGGTTGGTGCCTCGCACACGATTGTTGACAAAGAGCTATCTCGCCTAATCCTTCTCTACAAAATTTTCTACAAAAAAACAGCATTTTATGCCAATAACTCGGCATCAAAGTGAAGCACGCAAGTGTGTCTTATGTTGCCTCTTGGCCAAGAAAACAAgatttgcattcccccttttaCTCCTTTCCTTCACACCTAGTTGATGagttatattttttattcacaCTGTCATGCGGCGTGACTACTTCAGGCAAATTGTCACATTTGATGTTATCACAAAGTTCATAAAATATCAATCACATTGTTCACTCATATTATAACATGTGACACTATGATACTGTAATCGTAAATTAGTCAtatctttcaaattttaatttgcaacttaACATGAAGAGAGAAGATAACCAATAACAGGTGTCGATTTTagtttttaacaatttttcatATACCAGAGATCTTGAAGGATTTCTTGTTTAGATGAGTTGAACCATTGATCCATGTTTTGAGCATTGAAAATCATGAACCCAAAAACACTCTTGGGAGTTTTAATAACTGTAAACATGACAAGTTTCAGAATCCCAACCATTTTAATCTACTATTCTGCCACAAATATAAGTTTTGGGATTTGAACTATTTTTCTTATAAAGCTTGAGATCATAAAAAATCAGTCAAATGAGGATTTCTGTTCTCCACTTCTATAACATTtcataaaaatttgatcttttctttttaaaactaaataaataaataaataaaatcaaacagaCAAAGATTCATGAGCCAAGTAATTCCAACCCAATGCTTACTTTGAATTGTTCATacgaaattttttaattttttaatttttcaaatataaaattaagaTTAGGTTGACATTTTACAAATCTCACAAGATGGACAAATCCACATGACaaaccaaaattattaaaagataGCAAAAGATGCTGAGACATCACACATTCTTTCTGCGTGGAATTTGGATCTtcatttgacaaaagaaaacatttttatgtcaaataatGTTAAACGTCTCGCATCAGTCAtcttttaaaacaaattataatttatagtaaatagatttattttttattgtacaaaaactttttgtgataaaaacttcATACCTTAAAATTAGCATAAGTGATTAAGTCAAGGATTCAACATCAATATGATTATTGATGAAACACCGATATATTTCCCTGAAATATTATCGGTGTATTTGTACAAcaaaattccaaataaataaaatccatgTTGGTCAACAATAATAATAGACAACATTGAAAATTGGAACTCGTTTTTGGGATTACAAATGTAAAACGATGATGTGGTTCTCaatattatgttatattttAGTGACCAAGATCCAAGATTTCCCACGTTTGCTTGCGTCCCTTACTCCCCTTATTAGTCAACTGTATCCATCGGATTTCTGACATGGGTTTTTGCAAACAAATTCCAACCTGTGTTTCTGTTTTGGATCTTAATTAATTTTGCCTTTTCTAATCACCCGCTCGCATCGCATGAGAACGTAAAATATAATTAAGTTTAACACCAGAGTTTAAGCCATTGATTAATCTCAAAGTCAACACAAAGAACATCATGAAGCAAATGTTGAGGAAGAGCATGTGACATAATGTTTTATTTAGTCAGTAAACATGTTacattgatttctaactacatATAGAGTCAATGCACAATGGTTACAATACATAGGGTTGAGTTTACTTGATATACAAGAAACATTAACTAATAAGGAGAATCCAGAAATGAGAATTCTACTTTAACAATCACACTAAAGCAACAAAACGGTGAGTATGAAATTACTGGGTTCTTATCAAACTCGCGTAAATTTACTTGATACGTGTGATTTACAAGTTATTGCACATTTCAAAGTTTAGTTTAAGATTCTATACATAATAAGATAGTGAACCGTAAAATTTTTTCAGACAAACAAAAACCTATTTGTACCACATTTATGAACCACATGTGAGATTTAGGTAAGAATGAATCCTAATTCCATCTATCTACGATACATGTAATCAACATATGAAGCATTGTACATGcactaaaaaggaaaagatgttCTAGAGCATTGGGTCAAATACTCAGAAAAATAGCCAACATATCAGCCCATTAGATGCATAGTGACTTTAGTCCAATTTTGCCAATTGAGCTAATTGGGTTGGGTTACTATGTTGTCTTGGAACTGGTTCACCTTTCGAGCTAGGCCCTTTCTCTATGCGGACTCAATTTTTTGGAGAATAATTTTTTCCAAATCAAAACGTTATGATGACGATGAATATAAGAAAACACAAGACTCCAACACTATGATATGTGATGTACTACTTGGGTATTATATTAATTAGGGAAACTTTTTAATTCAGTTCGTAACTTCATCTATTCTAAATGAGTAAGCATGCCAACAATAAAGACTCAATGTTGCGACATCGTATCTTCATTTGCATGCTAAAGGTGGTTGTTTCTTGGTAAATCGTATGATTGAAGTTTGTTCTAGACTAGATAATAATTTGTAGTAGTGCTATCAAAACACTAGATTGCAATACAACTTTGTAGGTAGTAGATAATGTCTTGTGAAATTAAACTCATAAAACAATACCTAAATTCCATAGAATATAAAGTGATGTTTCCTctatttttttaagaataatttttaaaataatagaaaacaaaatacactttataataaaaaaattaaaaatcatttatgCCATTACTACCGTCGCCATAACCAAAACCACTGCCACAACGTTCTCTACCATCTTACAATCATGaccaccgccgccaccaccaccacctccaccacccCATCCCACCATTACGGCAACCTACCCTACCATTACCATCTCATCCTAACCACCACCACATGCACCTACGCTGCCACTACCACCATATTATCCGCCAATATCACCCCCACTACCATGGCCATCAACACATCCATCGTCTCGCCGCTATGGCCCCACCAGCACCTCCTACCACCATCAACACATTCTCCACTTCATTACCCTCACCATGGCTTTAATCACCATTACTACCAACACGATTCTCATCTCAAGTATCATTACTACCAAACacaaagttatatatatatatatatatatatatatatattacgtTTTACATATTGATAGCAAACACGTTTTCAAAGTTCTTATTTCCAAAATCATTCTCAAAATAAACAATCAGAAGTATTTTCAAACCATAAAATACAAAATCCTATTtgtcgtttgtttttttttttacaaaacagttgttaaaaaattgttttggaaAACATAACCGAGTCCTAAATAGCTGGCGATGGCCTTCTATTATTCCTTGAATAATATTTAgatgttgtaaaatcgacggtgtgtgcagtgaaataaataaacaagacacaaaatttacgaggttcctctacagtcagtgtgactagAGTACTTCTTCGGAGCAACAGTGATGCTTTCATTTATAATTTGAAgtaataagattacaaagataactctctctattctctcctctctttttcttctctctgccATGAGCCTTATggcttctctcttcttcctctcttcttccttctttcttttctctcttttcagcTGTAAggctttgtgtttttgtgtgtgattTTATATGGAAGGATGAAGCAGCAAGTGGATTAGTAGACAAACATGTAGAGTTGTAGTGGGTTGGCCATCCACACATTGAATGGCTTATCAgattacaacactcccccttggatgacCACAAGTCTTCAATTGACTTGTTAAAATCTTGATCCGTtctggatgctccccctgatgaGTATCTCCTCCTGATGTCAAACTCTTTAGGCTAATCATTGATCCTTCTGCTTTAGTCTCTTAGCGGGGAGAGTTGCCGAAATAGGTGCTttacttgttgttaactttccacaaGCTTGGTCTTGAACTGGACTGTAGGGCCTTCTGCTAGACTTCTTCCAAAGATCTGAATTTACTCATTTTATATGGAGCTTagtttgattcaagggtggtggaaacttgatcttgaatcggatTTGTGATTCCTTCAAGGGttatcgaggcttgatcttaaaTGAAATTGGACCACGAGGAGCTTCACGTGACAAGTGATATTCGGCTTTGTCCAGGATGAATCGGCACGTGTTTATTATgcttgttgattttccacaagcttcaatgtatcattttcacttgccttatccGTTCCCCTTGCATGGTTTTTCCCCTATGCAGGTGTGACATTTTTTCTTGCAGTATTTGTCCCCTAATgcaggagtggaatgcaaaccttgcatttgaatggtccTTCAGAACATCACTTCTCAGCGACTCATCATACTTGGCAGCTTCAATGTAAatagccaacatcatatcaataGTTGAAGATGAATACTCAAAGAGAAatgcaaggtaagcaatcaaGGAAGGGTTCTAGACAATCAGTTCTAGATTGGAAGTTTGATCTCAGGTTCcaactgattgctttctttctctttgtcttgcAGATAAAAgcaacaacaaagaaaaaggacaaaggaaagcatgatgtgagatacttttgctttcgaccctaatgatatgagatactcttgctatggtgtgacttgtttgaagaggtattcttggagaggaagaaaactgagtatttcgagatgctttgttgaagatgcattctTGGAGAGGAGGAAGAGTTTAGGCATTTTTGCAAGTCTGTTTTGCCATGGAAGACGaatgtcgacatatatagagttCTCTCAATAGCAAGTAGTGGTGCTGTGCATTTACTCTTGTCAACAACTatggtgtaattagaacagtaagattcacgcgttttcAGTTTTGTTAGAGATTTTTGATAAAGTTGCATGTGATATCCAAAAAAGCTGAGATTGAGTATGAAAGGTACCGACAAACTTTCATCCAGGAAATCCGGCTTTTGAAATTTGGAGAGcaatgtctcttcgatttttgaacaagtggccctgttgtttctttttttatagaGGCATCAATTGTGTTCAAAACGTACACTCGGAAAAGCTGTTGCCTGTAGAATTTTCTCTTTCTTGCacttttgagattttatttgacctcatttttctttcatcatttttgaaaatggcttgcccatctaaccTTTGTTTAGATTTAAGTCTCGAAAGGGATACAAACGAGCTGCGTTAGGATAATATTGGCATTCATcattcttatcttctaatgacCCTCTTACAGTTggagactctgtgatgaagaataatATAACCGCTACAGTAGTAGTTAGGAATCTTCTCATGCCAAAGGATAATAGAATCCTTTTAGAACAGTCTGATGAGTTAGCCTTTCAAGACTCcttggctctcagtgttcagtgtgctgGCTCTATttccaatatgggccaacgcctacttacTCGAACTCGctaagttgaatcattgatggttgaggtggcaagtcttaagCAAAATATCAGagggcttaagcacgagaatagaatgttacatgtgcttgcaaataattactcgacaagcatgaaaagaaagctcgaccaACTACTGGAATTCGAAAGTCGGACTCAAAGTGACAAGCAGAGGTTTATGGCTTTATTCCAAATGCACTTATTGCCTTCACCATCTGGAGTTTTACCAAGTATTGAGGTTCCAAATAATCAACCTCTGGTGCCTCCCTCTTCTGGGGTACTTTcgagtactgaggcttcacataagcaacctttgtgaaggttccGTCCTGTTTGTTcattttaactcatgtgtatgtcTGTAATTTCTTAGAGATATTAAtagataagctttatttcattcaatgtattgtgtaaatacaataaagcataaaCTTCACTAAGATGTTGTACTTTTGGACCAAACATCCATTCATCTTTTCCTTATgaagatgaatgatttttcttagtgtctaaatattaattaaccacTTAAGTGTTCAACTCATGATCGTCAATCCATATGGTTCTTTAATActataaacatcatggataagattcgtgttggcatattgtttgATCTGCAGCCTAAGccaatatttctctcaacattttataatctctcttgactcttcaggagttccaatTTAATAATATCAAAAGATTTTAatatgttgcaacaatatcaGAATGATAGTACTTACTAAGGCAATTCATATCATCTATTGGTATTGAGTATATAATTTATGCTTTACCCTTCCAGGGCttacttcaagcaatttgaatccttcagggattttttacacttcatgacacattcTCCTTTGAAATTTATACAGTGCAACTTGCTTCCATATATACTTAAGGGATT contains the following coding sequences:
- the LOC137735049 gene encoding auxin response factor 18-like; translated protein: MITVMDSVREPLRSNSEKWLDSQFWHACAGGMVQMPPINSKVFYFPQGHAEYTHGKVDFGNSRIPPLILSKISAIRYMADPETDEVFAKMRLIPVRESGFDLEDDGFVGNNGTVENPEKPTSFAKTLTQSDANNGGGFSVPRYCAETIFPRLDYSAEPPVQTILAKDVHGEIWKFRHIYRGTPRRHLLTTGWSNFVNQKKLVAGDSIVFFRAENGDLCVGIRRAKRGIGGGPEYPSGWNTTAGNSGSEYGGYSGFSRENGNKVFEKGSSDDAKGKMRAEFVIEAATLAANGQPFEVVYYPRESTPEFCVKASAVRDAMQIRWCSGMRFKMPFETEDSSRISWFMGTVSSIQVADPICWPESPWRLLQVSWDEPDLLQNVKRVSPWLVELVPSIPSIHPSPFSPPRKKLRLQHNSDYSLVGQLSVPSVCSNFLNSSNPLCNVSDNQSAGIQGARQAQFGLSSSELFFNKLQSGLFPIGFQQLRHFAPLETIGGSFMRKAESNDNISCCPTQSLKDNDEIKTPHIVLFGQLIVTGQHISKSSSGDDSDGHPKKATNCSDGSGSTSHRHGSVENCSDGGSPWKTDDSDLSLETGYCKVCIDSGDVGTLDLSVLRSYQELYGKLAGMFGKESSKMLRNVLYRDASGVVKHTGDEPFGDFLKTAKRLYMA